Proteins encoded together in one Cicer arietinum cultivar CDC Frontier isolate Library 1 chromosome 4, Cicar.CDCFrontier_v2.0, whole genome shotgun sequence window:
- the LOC101493459 gene encoding uncharacterized protein: MAFNNGLRSAAKLIASSESSLSKSVSRGFHSTGMKRMGGHGHGDPEYMHSYHMYNLDKMKHQGLKMSLAVFTAFSIGVAVPVYAVIFQQKKTASG, from the exons ATGGCTTTTAACAACGGACTCAGATCTGCTGCTAAGCTTATCGCTTCTTCTGAATCCTCCCTCTCTAAATCAG TGAGTAGAGGTTTTCATTCAACTGGCATGAAGAGGATGGGTGGACACGGCCACGGTGATCCAGAATATATGCATTCATATCACATGTACAACTTGGACAAGATGAAGCATCAGGGGTTGAAAATGTCCCTTGCTGTGTTCACTGCTTTCAGCATTGGTGTTGCAGTTCCTGTTTATGCAGTCATTTTTCAGCAAAAGAAGACAGCTTCTGGCTGA